A region from the Algoriphagus machipongonensis genome encodes:
- a CDS encoding Lnb N-terminal periplasmic domain-containing protein, which produces MNLKKKSFFQIIFSFILLSTGFSESYAQQYRISLLTCDPGEEIYSSFGHSAVRVQDLQTGQDLVYNYGTFDFGAPNFVLNFATGRLDYFLSRSTFERFIAEYNYFERSVREQELALNQAQKLALMELLEINYMPQNRAYRYDFFYDNCATRIIDLMDEVLGDQLVWHNEEQQAVEKTFRQLIDEKVFYMPWSDLGIDLALGSRLDQDASPREEQFLPSYMEEAFARAEIEGDGPTRSLVSNNRVILDFQAPQGTLGTFNPYLLFWIVAILFIITTYIGFKKKKLFIGFDLAFFGILGLVGLVMAALWIASDIPSTKYNWNILWAFPGHLLLIPGLLSKTFKPWVKQYLLIALILADAAIVFWILGWQSFHPSLIPLMLVVILRTNYLYYNLERFKKRLV; this is translated from the coding sequence ATGAATCTGAAAAAGAAGAGTTTCTTTCAAATAATTTTTTCTTTCATTCTTTTAAGTACTGGGTTTTCAGAGTCTTATGCCCAGCAGTATAGAATCAGTTTATTGACCTGTGACCCTGGTGAAGAGATTTATAGTTCATTTGGGCATAGTGCTGTTAGAGTACAGGATTTACAAACCGGTCAGGACTTGGTTTATAATTATGGAACCTTTGATTTTGGAGCCCCTAACTTTGTGTTGAATTTTGCCACAGGCAGGTTAGATTATTTTTTATCCCGATCCACGTTTGAGAGGTTTATTGCAGAGTACAATTATTTTGAGCGAAGTGTGAGAGAACAAGAACTGGCTCTCAATCAAGCACAAAAATTGGCCTTAATGGAGTTATTAGAGATCAACTATATGCCTCAGAATAGAGCCTATAGATACGATTTCTTCTATGATAATTGTGCCACGCGAATTATTGATTTGATGGATGAAGTTCTAGGAGATCAATTGGTTTGGCATAATGAAGAACAGCAAGCAGTAGAAAAAACCTTTAGGCAGCTTATTGATGAAAAAGTGTTTTATATGCCTTGGTCAGATTTAGGAATTGACCTGGCTTTGGGTTCTAGGCTTGATCAGGATGCAAGTCCAAGAGAGGAGCAGTTTCTACCCTCTTATATGGAAGAGGCATTTGCAAGGGCAGAAATTGAAGGGGATGGACCCACGCGCTCTTTGGTAAGTAACAATCGCGTGATACTTGATTTTCAGGCTCCCCAGGGTACATTGGGTACTTTTAATCCTTATTTACTATTTTGGATAGTGGCTATTTTGTTTATAATCACCACCTATATTGGCTTTAAAAAGAAAAAACTATTTATAGGTTTTGACTTAGCGTTTTTTGGAATATTAGGTTTGGTTGGTTTGGTGATGGCAGCCTTGTGGATAGCATCCGACATACCTTCCACCAAGTATAATTGGAATATTCTTTGGGCCTTCCCAGGGCATTTATTGTTGATTCCTGGATTACTTTCCAAGACCTTCAAACCTTGGGTAAAGCAATACCTATTAATCGCTTTGATTTTAGCCGATGCAGCAATTGTATTTTGGATTTTGGGTTGGCAATCATTTCACCCAAGTTTGATACCATTAATGCTTGTGGTAATTCTTCGAACCAACTACCTGTATTATAATTTGGAGCGTTTTAAAAAGAGACTTGTCTGA
- the uvrB gene encoding excinuclease ABC subunit UvrB, translated as MEFKLTSDYQPTGDQPKAIEKLSEGVNNGEKAQVLLGVTGSGKTFTIANLIQQVQKPTLILSHNKTLAAQLYGEFKQFFPENAVEYFISYYDYYQPEAFIPSSGTYIEKDLSINDEIEKLRLSASSSLLTGRRDVIVVASVSCIYGIGNPEEFGKNVIRLQEGDRIPRNQLLFKLVDILYSRTQQDLTHGTFRVKGDTVDIFVAYADWGYRIFFWGDEIEAIQRIDPKSGKKLNDEKIISIFPANLFVTGKDTLQTAIHEIQHDMVAQVNFFEKEGKFMEAKRLQERTEFDLEMIRELGYCSGVENYSRYFDRREPGARPFCLIDYFPDDFLLVIDESHVTVPQVRAMWGGDRSRKVNLVDFGFRLPSALDNRPLKFEEFETLANQVVYVSATPADYELNLTEGEVVEQIIRPTGLLDPTIDVRPSQNQIDDLLEEIDQTIKTDARVLVTTLTKRMAEELQKYLERAGVKSRYIHSEVKTLDRVEILRELRLGIFDVLVGVNLLREGLDLPEVSLVAILDADKEGFLRNERSLVQTIGRAARNQEGRVIMYADKITPSMKMAIDETKRRRALQIAYNEEHGITPTTVIKSRDKIMGQTKVADSKRNPKVYAGPMPGEENMAADPVVQYLSKEKLEKLIVQTQKQMEKAAKELNFMEAARLRDEWQSQKSRLEELSRIPG; from the coding sequence ATGGAATTTAAACTAACATCCGATTATCAACCCACTGGAGATCAACCAAAGGCAATAGAGAAGCTTTCGGAAGGAGTGAACAATGGTGAAAAAGCCCAGGTGTTGCTCGGCGTTACCGGTTCGGGAAAAACTTTTACAATAGCTAACTTAATACAGCAGGTTCAAAAGCCTACTTTGATTTTAAGCCATAATAAAACTTTGGCAGCTCAGCTATATGGTGAATTCAAGCAGTTTTTCCCTGAGAATGCTGTTGAATATTTTATCTCCTATTATGATTACTACCAGCCCGAAGCATTTATCCCGAGTTCGGGTACCTACATTGAAAAGGATCTTTCGATCAATGATGAAATAGAAAAACTTAGGCTGAGCGCTAGTTCAAGTTTGCTTACTGGAAGAAGAGATGTGATTGTAGTTGCATCCGTATCCTGTATTTATGGTATTGGAAACCCTGAGGAATTTGGGAAAAACGTGATTCGATTACAGGAAGGTGATCGTATCCCCAGAAATCAGCTATTATTTAAGCTGGTAGATATTTTATACAGCAGAACACAGCAAGATTTGACACACGGTACATTCCGGGTCAAAGGAGATACAGTAGATATTTTTGTTGCCTATGCAGATTGGGGATATCGTATTTTCTTCTGGGGAGATGAGATTGAAGCTATTCAGCGGATTGATCCAAAAAGTGGTAAAAAGCTTAACGATGAAAAAATCATTTCGATTTTCCCAGCTAACCTTTTTGTCACAGGAAAAGACACCTTGCAAACTGCGATTCATGAAATACAACATGACATGGTGGCTCAGGTAAATTTCTTTGAAAAAGAAGGGAAATTTATGGAGGCAAAAAGGTTGCAGGAGAGAACAGAGTTTGATTTGGAAATGATTCGAGAGTTAGGCTATTGTTCTGGAGTTGAGAATTATTCCAGGTATTTTGATAGAAGAGAGCCAGGGGCCAGACCCTTCTGTTTGATAGATTATTTCCCTGATGATTTTCTTTTGGTCATTGATGAAAGCCATGTGACAGTTCCGCAGGTTCGTGCCATGTGGGGAGGAGACAGGTCAAGGAAGGTAAATTTGGTGGATTTTGGTTTCCGACTTCCCTCTGCTTTGGATAATAGGCCTTTGAAATTTGAGGAATTTGAAACACTAGCAAATCAGGTGGTTTATGTCTCCGCGACTCCGGCAGACTATGAGCTTAACCTAACCGAGGGTGAAGTAGTGGAACAGATTATTAGACCTACGGGGCTTTTGGATCCTACCATTGACGTAAGACCAAGTCAAAATCAAATAGATGATTTGCTCGAAGAGATAGATCAAACCATAAAAACTGATGCGCGTGTTTTGGTGACTACATTGACCAAACGTATGGCGGAAGAACTCCAAAAATACTTGGAGCGTGCAGGAGTGAAGTCACGATATATCCACTCGGAAGTGAAAACATTGGATCGGGTAGAAATTCTAAGGGAACTTCGATTGGGGATTTTTGATGTGCTGGTGGGAGTAAATTTACTTAGAGAGGGATTGGATCTGCCTGAAGTATCATTAGTAGCAATTCTGGATGCAGATAAAGAAGGCTTTCTTAGAAATGAAAGAAGTTTGGTACAAACCATAGGTAGAGCAGCTCGAAATCAAGAGGGAAGGGTAATCATGTACGCCGATAAGATAACTCCTTCTATGAAAATGGCCATCGATGAAACTAAAAGGAGAAGAGCTTTGCAGATTGCCTATAATGAAGAGCATGGCATTACTCCAACTACAGTGATTAAGTCCAGAGATAAAATCATGGGTCAAACTAAAGTGGCGGATTCCAAAAGAAATCCAAAAGTTTACGCTGGTCCAATGCCTGGAGAGGAAAATATGGCTGCCGATCCTGTTGTCCAGTATTTGAGCAAAGAGAAGCTTGAGAAGCTGATTGTTCAAACTCAAAAACAGATGGAAAAAGCTGCCAAGGAATTAAATTTTATGGAAGCTGCAAGATTGCGCGATGAGTGGCAGTCTCAAAAATCACGTTTGGAAGAGCTTTCCCGAATTCCGGGATAA